A window of Ardenticatena maritima contains these coding sequences:
- a CDS encoding O-methyltransferase: MTAWPGLAFVPPAVRAHINDTPSGAAQLALTLALLKQPRHMLCVGDAALDVAPWLAGLFDEAGTLILVDADADRLSALTWTLTMCERAHVAESWHGDAEQILPRLEYAYDLALVATTSPAVWEQAARRVRLGGALVALDVDAPAPPLDTRVWLPVTLRDHAAAFWVRARDATWLAHVPRPLLALTRFALGAHVWAGDEDARVLVHAAAADMPSPPLVVETPHREALLVCGLACEQAQWPSGARWLTWGVPPFPPLFAFTDEMTVWAGVVP; the protein is encoded by the coding sequence GTGACCGCCTGGCCTGGTTTGGCGTTTGTACCGCCTGCGGTACGCGCCCACATAAACGATACCCCATCCGGTGCGGCGCAACTGGCGTTGACGCTGGCGCTGTTGAAACAACCGCGCCATATGCTTTGTGTCGGCGATGCCGCGCTGGACGTAGCGCCCTGGCTGGCGGGGTTGTTTGATGAAGCGGGGACGCTCATCCTTGTGGACGCCGACGCCGACCGTTTGAGCGCCTTGACATGGACGTTGACCATGTGCGAGCGTGCCCATGTGGCGGAAAGTTGGCACGGCGACGCTGAACAGATTTTGCCGCGGCTGGAATACGCCTACGACCTCGCCCTGGTGGCGACCACGTCCCCCGCTGTCTGGGAACAGGCTGCGCGCCGTGTTCGCTTGGGGGGCGCGCTGGTCGCGCTGGATGTTGACGCCCCCGCCCCGCCGCTCGATACGCGCGTCTGGTTGCCGGTCACGTTGCGCGACCATGCCGCCGCGTTCTGGGTGCGCGCGCGTGATGCCACCTGGTTGGCGCATGTCCCGCGCCCTTTGCTGGCGCTGACGCGCTTTGCACTGGGGGCGCACGTGTGGGCGGGCGATGAAGACGCCCGTGTGCTCGTGCACGCCGCCGCCGCCGACATGCCGTCGCCGCCGCTCGTGGTAGAGACGCCCCACCGCGAGGCGCTTTTGGTGTGCGGCCTGGCATGCGAGCAGGCGCAATGGCCCTCGGGCGCGCGCTGGCTGACATGGGGCGTGCCGCCGTTTCCACCGCTGTTTGCCTTCACAGATGAGATGACCGTGTGGGCGGGCGTCGTTCCGTGA
- the dnaA gene encoding chromosomal replication initiator protein DnaA, which translates to MKTNHHQEYTRLWNAALGDLQLQMAPSTFDTWMKGTQLLDVSDDGTFVIGAPTIYAVEWLQNRLAPLIAQTLERHVGKPVSLTFTLLKQSDTPPPESTEDFFTMPAPQPSVHPNGSKSPEQEEVLGDPLQPRYTFSTFIVGASNRLAHAAALAVAERPAQAYNPLFIYGGVGLGKTHLLHAIGHETRKKGLRTVYITSERFTNELIADIRTQNTEAFRQRYRNVDVLLIDDIQFIAGKESTQEEFFHTFNTLHAANKQIVLSSDRPPRAIVLLEERLRSRFEGGLVCDIAPPDLETRIAILQAKAETQPIRVPSQVIQLIAQRVQSNIRELEGALTRVVAYAQFGHQPLTVELTERVLRDILDRPTNIDLDMVIQETARHFGVSVEDLKGKSRRKEIALARQVAMYLAREETDAALAAIGAALGGRDHSTVLYGHEKIAKAIEADDQLRREVLTIRERLYNKS; encoded by the coding sequence TTGAAAACCAATCATCATCAGGAGTATACACGTCTTTGGAATGCTGCTTTGGGCGATTTGCAACTGCAAATGGCCCCTTCGACGTTTGATACATGGATGAAGGGAACGCAACTCCTGGATGTGTCCGATGACGGCACGTTTGTCATCGGGGCGCCGACGATCTACGCGGTTGAATGGTTGCAAAATCGGCTGGCACCCCTGATTGCGCAGACATTGGAGCGGCATGTGGGCAAGCCTGTGTCGCTGACCTTCACCCTGCTCAAACAGAGCGATACGCCACCACCGGAAAGCACGGAGGACTTCTTTACGATGCCCGCGCCGCAACCGTCGGTGCACCCAAACGGCAGCAAAAGCCCCGAGCAGGAAGAGGTGCTGGGCGACCCGCTGCAACCGCGCTACACGTTTTCCACCTTCATTGTTGGGGCGAGCAACCGCCTGGCGCACGCCGCCGCGCTGGCTGTCGCCGAGCGCCCCGCGCAAGCCTACAACCCTTTGTTCATTTATGGGGGTGTGGGACTGGGAAAAACCCACTTGTTGCACGCCATTGGGCATGAAACGCGCAAGAAAGGCTTGCGCACGGTGTACATTACCTCGGAACGCTTTACCAACGAGTTGATTGCCGATATTCGCACGCAGAATACCGAGGCGTTTCGTCAGCGATACCGCAATGTGGATGTTTTGCTGATTGACGATATTCAGTTCATTGCGGGCAAGGAAAGTACACAGGAAGAGTTTTTCCACACGTTCAACACGCTGCACGCCGCCAACAAGCAAATTGTGCTGAGCAGCGACCGCCCGCCGCGCGCGATTGTGCTTCTGGAAGAACGCTTGCGCTCCCGTTTTGAGGGTGGGTTGGTGTGCGATATTGCCCCGCCTGATTTGGAAACCCGTATTGCGATTTTGCAAGCCAAAGCCGAAACGCAACCCATTCGCGTGCCCTCGCAGGTGATTCAGTTGATTGCGCAACGGGTGCAAAGCAACATTCGCGAACTGGAAGGGGCGTTGACGCGCGTGGTGGCGTATGCCCAATTTGGGCACCAACCGCTAACGGTGGAACTGACCGAGCGTGTCTTGCGCGATATTCTCGACCGCCCGACGAATATTGACCTGGACATGGTCATTCAGGAGACGGCGCGCCATTTTGGGGTTTCTGTGGAAGATTTGAAAGGCAAATCGCGGCGCAAGGAGATTGCGCTGGCGCGGCAAGTGGCGATGTACCTGGCGCGTGAAGAAACCGATGCGGCGCTGGCGGCGATTGGCGCGGCGCTGGGTGGGCGCGACCACTCGACGGTGCTCTATGGGCACGAGAAAATTGCCAAAGCCATCGAAGCCGACGACCAGTTGCGGCGTGAGGTGCTGACGATTCGCGAGCGATTGTACAATAAGAGTTGA
- a CDS encoding 3-hydroxyacyl-CoA dehydrogenase family protein: MTIQTVGVVGCGQMGSGIAEVVARSGYRVIVREVNDALLERGQQRIRASLERAVKKGKLSQADADAVWERLTFTTTLDEMRACDLVIEAIVENKEAKQELFAALDTITPPHAILASNTSSISITAIAAATSEARRPRVLGMHFFNPVPVMPLLELVRGLETAEETLATARAFGESLGKTIIVAKDNPGFIVNLLLVPYLLDAIRWLEYGLATREDIDTGVKLGLNHPMGPYELSDFIGLDTLLFIADAMYDEFRDPRYAAPPLLRRMVAAGHLGRKSGRGFYEYQR, encoded by the coding sequence ATGACCATTCAGACGGTTGGGGTTGTTGGCTGTGGCCAAATGGGTAGCGGCATTGCCGAAGTTGTTGCCCGCAGTGGGTATCGCGTCATCGTGCGTGAAGTCAACGATGCCTTGCTGGAACGAGGGCAGCAGCGCATTCGCGCGAGCCTGGAACGCGCTGTGAAGAAGGGCAAACTTTCGCAGGCGGATGCCGATGCCGTGTGGGAGCGCTTGACGTTCACCACCACGCTGGATGAGATGCGCGCGTGCGATTTGGTGATCGAAGCCATCGTTGAAAACAAGGAAGCCAAGCAAGAACTGTTTGCCGCGCTGGATACCATCACCCCACCGCATGCCATTTTGGCAAGCAACACGTCGTCCATCAGCATTACGGCGATTGCCGCCGCGACCAGCGAAGCGCGCCGCCCGCGTGTCCTGGGCATGCACTTCTTCAATCCGGTGCCTGTTATGCCCTTGCTCGAACTGGTGCGCGGGCTGGAAACCGCCGAGGAGACCCTGGCAACGGCGCGCGCGTTTGGCGAATCGCTGGGGAAAACCATCATCGTTGCCAAAGACAACCCCGGATTCATCGTCAACTTGCTACTTGTGCCCTACCTGCTGGATGCCATTCGTTGGCTCGAATATGGGCTGGCAACGCGCGAAGATATTGACACAGGTGTCAAACTGGGGCTGAACCATCCCATGGGACCCTATGAACTGTCCGACTTCATCGGGCTGGACACCTTGCTCTTCATTGCCGACGCCATGTATGATGAATTCCGCGACCCCCGCTATGCCGCGCCGCCGTTGTTGCGCCGCATGGTTGCCGCGGGACATTTGGGGCGCAAGAGCGGGCGTGGCTTTTACGAATATCAGCGGTAA
- a CDS encoding DNA polymerase III subunit alpha: MSQEAFVHLHCHSEYSLLDGLSRIPDLVARAKELGQPAIALTDHGVMYGTMEFYREAKKAGIKPLIGMEGYMAARRMEDRDPVKDKDRFHLLLLAMNQTGYQNLLKLASEAQLRGYYYRPRVDHETLAKYSEGLIVTTGCLAAEVPRLLNRSQEEEAIRRLEWYLDVFGRERFFVELQDHDIPEIKVVNRRLLELAKKYDLKVVATNDVHYVRREDAIPHDVLLCVQTGKRVSDRDRMRMSDDGYYLKSYVEMMEMFGEIPEALHNTVLIAEMCDVNLDSQGYHLPNFDVPEGYTAETYLRELAERGLRERYGDRAETAEVRERFEHELRIIHQMGFDTYFLIVWDLCRFARENDIWWNVRGSGAGSIVAYCLGITGIDPLKNNLIFERFLNPGRVSMPDIDMDFPDDRRAEMMAYTVQKYGVENVAQIITFGTMGARAAIRDVGRALGMSVAEVDRIAKMVPSGPKVKLKEAFDNPEFAELYEKDSRVRELVDTAMKLEGLARHASTHAAGVIISDKPLVEYCPLHRPTKGDQDESGLGVVTQWPMEILESIGLLKVDFLGLATLTIMRKACELIEERYGVRYNLQNIPYERCPNDPEKDAQVKKLYDLLSRGETTGVFQVESAGMREVLRGMRPSQFEHIIAAISLYRPGPMEYIPNYIRRMHGEEEITYHHPMLEPILAETFGIIVYQEQIIQIASQLAGYSPGDADLMRRAVAKKKEKEIERHRQLFVEGCKKNGIPEETARAIYADIEFFARYGFNKSHAADYAVITCQTAFLKAHYPVEYITALLTVERHKSDKVAVYIAEARRLGIEVLPPDINKSYVYFTIEPHPNPPENADTLPQTDPRRWAIRFGLGAIKNVGESAIEIILREREANGPFTSIDDFCRRVDLRQLNRRVVECLIKAGCFDELMREAAPEAPRATLLAILDRMMQMSAEVHAAADIGQMSLFDVLGDADNSAANTFANESILANLPPITPPDPKQKLADEKEVLGVYVSSHPLKALAGVLSEQATHFCGELSEEDIGKEVIVAGLIKDMRTIFTRKGDQMAFITLEDLQGEADVVVFPRTFAECREFLQPDAVILVRGKVDARNDSLSILADTITLYRAESVHTLAEPPAEATWYNGEAPPPPPPPPPEEEMASAPAGTPGEPPADPGDNLREGVTYLLRIEFPRTQDEQHDMQRFRRMLEALQAIQGNDRVHLRMRFPDGRLVLLDFPRLRTQFRRQLKLQLESEAIGCRVEVVQLAHENGRRHKRAG; the protein is encoded by the coding sequence GTGTCGCAAGAAGCCTTTGTACATTTGCATTGCCACTCCGAATACAGCCTGTTGGACGGATTGAGCCGCATCCCCGACCTGGTGGCACGCGCCAAAGAGTTGGGACAGCCCGCCATCGCCCTCACCGACCACGGGGTCATGTATGGCACCATGGAGTTTTACCGCGAAGCCAAAAAAGCGGGCATCAAGCCGCTGATTGGCATGGAAGGCTACATGGCGGCGCGGCGCATGGAAGACCGCGACCCCGTGAAAGACAAAGACCGCTTCCACCTGCTTCTGCTGGCGATGAACCAGACGGGCTACCAAAACCTGCTCAAACTTGCCAGCGAAGCCCAATTGCGCGGCTACTACTATCGCCCCCGCGTTGACCACGAGACGCTGGCGAAGTACAGCGAGGGGCTCATCGTCACCACAGGCTGCCTGGCGGCGGAAGTCCCCCGCCTGCTCAACCGCAGCCAGGAAGAAGAAGCCATCCGCCGCCTGGAATGGTATCTCGACGTTTTCGGGCGCGAGCGCTTTTTCGTTGAACTGCAAGACCACGACATCCCCGAAATCAAGGTTGTCAATCGCCGGTTGCTCGAACTGGCGAAGAAATACGACTTGAAGGTTGTCGCCACCAACGACGTGCACTACGTCCGCCGTGAAGACGCCATTCCCCATGACGTGTTGCTCTGTGTGCAAACGGGCAAGCGCGTGAGCGACCGCGACCGTATGCGCATGAGCGATGACGGTTACTACCTGAAAAGTTATGTCGAGATGATGGAAATGTTCGGGGAAATCCCCGAAGCCCTGCACAACACCGTCCTCATTGCCGAAATGTGCGACGTCAACCTGGACAGCCAAGGCTATCACCTGCCCAACTTTGACGTGCCCGAAGGCTACACCGCCGAAACCTACCTGCGCGAACTCGCCGAACGCGGCTTGCGTGAACGCTACGGCGACCGCGCCGAAACCGCCGAGGTGCGCGAGCGCTTTGAACACGAGTTGCGCATCATCCACCAGATGGGGTTCGACACGTACTTCCTCATCGTGTGGGACTTGTGCCGCTTCGCCCGCGAAAACGACATTTGGTGGAACGTGCGTGGTTCGGGCGCCGGTTCGATTGTCGCCTACTGCCTGGGCATCACGGGGATTGACCCGCTCAAAAACAACCTGATTTTCGAGCGCTTCCTCAACCCCGGACGTGTCAGCATGCCCGATATTGACATGGACTTTCCCGACGACCGCCGCGCCGAGATGATGGCGTACACCGTGCAGAAATACGGTGTGGAAAACGTGGCGCAAATCATCACCTTCGGAACCATGGGCGCGCGCGCCGCCATCCGCGACGTTGGGCGCGCGCTGGGCATGAGTGTCGCCGAGGTGGACCGCATCGCCAAAATGGTGCCGAGCGGTCCCAAAGTGAAGTTGAAAGAAGCCTTCGACAACCCCGAATTTGCGGAACTTTACGAAAAAGATAGCCGCGTGCGTGAACTGGTTGACACCGCCATGAAACTGGAAGGGTTGGCGCGCCACGCTTCCACACACGCCGCGGGCGTCATCATCTCCGACAAACCGCTGGTTGAATACTGCCCCTTGCACCGCCCCACCAAAGGCGACCAGGACGAATCAGGGTTGGGCGTGGTGACGCAATGGCCCATGGAAATCCTCGAAAGCATCGGCCTGCTCAAAGTGGACTTCCTTGGGCTGGCAACGCTGACCATCATGCGCAAAGCCTGCGAACTCATCGAAGAGCGCTACGGCGTGCGCTACAACCTGCAAAACATTCCCTACGAACGTTGCCCCAACGACCCCGAAAAAGACGCGCAAGTCAAAAAACTCTACGACCTGCTCTCACGCGGTGAGACGACCGGGGTGTTCCAGGTGGAATCGGCGGGCATGCGCGAAGTGTTGCGCGGTATGCGCCCCTCGCAATTCGAGCATATCATCGCCGCCATCTCGCTCTACCGCCCTGGTCCCATGGAATACATCCCGAACTACATTCGCCGTATGCATGGGGAAGAAGAAATTACCTACCACCACCCCATGCTCGAACCCATTTTGGCCGAAACCTTCGGGATTATCGTCTATCAGGAACAAATCATCCAGATTGCCTCTCAACTGGCGGGCTACTCCCCCGGCGACGCCGACCTCATGCGGCGTGCCGTTGCCAAAAAGAAAGAGAAAGAAATCGAACGCCACCGGCAATTGTTTGTCGAGGGCTGCAAGAAAAACGGTATTCCCGAAGAAACCGCCCGCGCCATCTACGCCGATATTGAATTCTTCGCACGCTACGGCTTCAACAAAAGCCACGCCGCTGACTATGCCGTCATCACCTGCCAAACGGCGTTTCTCAAAGCGCACTACCCCGTCGAATACATCACCGCCCTGCTCACGGTGGAACGCCACAAGAGCGACAAAGTGGCCGTGTACATCGCCGAAGCCCGCCGTCTGGGCATTGAAGTCTTGCCGCCCGACATCAACAAAAGCTATGTCTACTTCACAATCGAACCACACCCCAACCCGCCCGAAAACGCCGACACCCTGCCTCAAACCGACCCGCGGCGCTGGGCGATTCGCTTCGGGCTGGGGGCTATCAAAAACGTCGGCGAAAGCGCCATCGAAATCATCTTGCGCGAACGCGAGGCGAACGGGCCTTTCACCAGCATTGACGACTTTTGCCGCCGTGTGGACTTGCGCCAGTTGAACCGCCGCGTCGTCGAATGCCTCATCAAAGCCGGCTGTTTCGACGAGTTGATGCGCGAGGCGGCGCCCGAAGCCCCACGCGCCACCCTGCTCGCCATCCTCGACCGCATGATGCAGATGAGCGCCGAGGTGCACGCCGCCGCCGACATCGGGCAGATGAGCCTCTTTGACGTGCTGGGAGACGCAGACAACAGCGCCGCCAACACATTCGCGAACGAATCCATCCTGGCGAACCTGCCCCCCATCACCCCACCCGATCCCAAACAAAAACTCGCCGACGAAAAAGAAGTGCTGGGCGTCTATGTTTCCAGCCACCCGCTCAAAGCGCTGGCGGGCGTGCTGAGCGAACAGGCGACGCACTTCTGCGGTGAACTCAGCGAAGAGGATATCGGCAAAGAGGTCATTGTCGCGGGGTTGATCAAAGACATGCGCACCATCTTCACCCGCAAAGGCGACCAAATGGCGTTCATCACGCTGGAAGACCTGCAAGGCGAAGCCGACGTGGTAGTCTTCCCACGCACGTTTGCCGAATGCCGCGAGTTTCTCCAACCCGACGCCGTCATCCTGGTGCGCGGCAAGGTGGACGCCCGCAACGACAGCCTCAGCATCCTGGCGGACACCATCACCCTCTACCGCGCGGAGAGCGTTCACACGCTCGCCGAACCGCCCGCCGAAGCAACGTGGTACAACGGCGAAGCCCCGCCGCCGCCCCCCCCACCGCCGCCCGAAGAAGAGATGGCATCGGCGCCGGCTGGCACACCAGGCGAACCGCCCGCCGACCCCGGCGACAATCTGCGCGAAGGCGTGACCTATCTCCTGCGCATCGAGTTTCCACGCACGCAGGACGAGCAACACGATATGCAGCGCTTCCGCCGCATGCTGGAAGCCTTGCAAGCCATTCAAGGCAACGACCGCGTTCATCTGCGCATGCGCTTCCCCGACGGCCGCCTGGTTCTGCTCGATTTTCCGCGCCTGCGCACACAATTCCGCCGCCAACTGAAACTCCAACTCGAAAGCGAGGCCATCGGCTGCCGTGTCGAAGTCGTCCAACTGGCGCACGAAAATGGGCGACGGCACAAGCGGGCGGGCTAA